A genomic segment from Coccinella septempunctata chromosome 3, icCocSept1.1, whole genome shotgun sequence encodes:
- the LOC123308918 gene encoding uncharacterized protein LOC123308918 — MPLVHDLKVEIENLREEVSGLRSENMRILQYIDSQGIGKDPKIKKYAEVVKQNSNPKVKIYKNNVNTPTVSAIKSPTEEETAKHHPEDKSVNTIPSQSKSYVQNTIEDNFIPVRNKRTKRVDKTIVGSGKAEEMSIRGIPKYGYLHVCKLDPSLKPDLIVKHLNTNGFVGVICEKLESKRPKEYLSFKITVPAEDFEAVKNPDLWPTGSRINHFLFRLNRMKTPMIGA, encoded by the coding sequence ATGCCCTTGGTACATGACTTGAAAGTGGAAATTGAGAACCTTCGTGAGGAAGTTTCAGGCTTGAGGAGCGAAAATATgcgaattcttcaatatatcgaCTCTCAAGGAATTGGAAAGGACCCTAAGATCAAAAAATATGCTGAAGTTGTAAAACAGAATAGCAATCCGAAAgtgaaaatttataaaaataatgtcAACACGCCAACTGTCAGCGCGATAAAATCTCCAACAGAGGAAGAAACAGCAAAACACCATCCAGAGGACAAAAGTGTCAACACTATACCTAGCCAGAGCAAGAGTTATGTCCAAAATACCATTGAGGATAATTTCATACCTGTAAGAAACAAAAGAACTAAACGTGTGGACAAAACCATCGTTGGAAGCGGTAAGGCTGAAGAAATGTCCATTAGAGGTATCCCTAAGTATGGATATTTGCATGTCTGTAAGCTCGATCCTTCTTTGAAACCCGATCTAATAGTCAAACATCTCAACACAAATGGATTCGTTGGAGTaatatgtgaaaaattggagtcaAAGAGACCTAAAGAATATTTGTCCTTCAAAATAACGGTTCCTGCTGAAGATTTTGAAGCTGTAAAAAATCCAGACTTATGGCCAACAGGGAGTAGAATAAACCATTTTTTATTCCGTCTCAACAGAATGAAAACGCCAATGATAGGTGCATAA